One bacterium genomic window carries:
- a CDS encoding aminotransferase class I/II-fold pyridoxal phosphate-dependent enzyme, giving the protein MKTKHLGFHTKLVHAGFHGDPSGAVNIPIYQSSTFAFKNAAHGAALFAGQEDGFIYTRLGNPTIRALEENVSELENGFGGIATSSGMGAVTTVYMALLSQGDHLVSTASVYGPSRGFIENHLSRFGVQSTYLDTSNLEAVENAIKPNTKVIYIESPSNPSMVLTDIEEIAKIAHAHNCLLVVDNTFASPYLQKPLDMGADVVLHSVTKFLNGHADIVGGIIVTKTEALYKKIRPLMIALGCNMDPHQAFMVLRGIKTLSLRVKEAERNAQFIAQWLEANPKVEWVRYIGLPSHPQHELAKKQMSGFGSMIAFELKGGLDAGVALMNNVKLAILAVSLGGVETLIEHPASMTHTSMKREDRLEAGISDGLVRYSVGIEDVDDLIADLEQAFTFVQ; this is encoded by the coding sequence ATGAAAACGAAGCATCTGGGATTTCATACTAAACTTGTTCACGCCGGCTTCCATGGCGACCCGTCCGGTGCAGTCAACATACCGATCTATCAATCGTCCACCTTTGCTTTTAAGAACGCTGCCCATGGTGCCGCATTGTTTGCAGGACAAGAAGACGGCTTTATCTATACCCGCCTTGGCAATCCCACGATTCGCGCGCTCGAAGAGAATGTCAGTGAGTTGGAAAACGGGTTCGGTGGAATTGCTACCAGTTCTGGAATGGGCGCTGTTACAACCGTGTATATGGCACTACTGTCCCAAGGGGATCATCTCGTAAGCACCGCTTCGGTGTATGGTCCGTCACGCGGTTTTATCGAAAACCATCTCTCCCGTTTCGGGGTACAATCGACCTATCTCGATACGTCGAATCTCGAAGCAGTAGAAAATGCTATCAAACCGAATACAAAGGTGATATATATCGAGTCGCCGTCGAATCCTTCGATGGTTCTGACCGACATCGAAGAAATCGCCAAGATTGCCCATGCCCATAATTGTCTACTCGTGGTCGACAATACATTTGCCAGCCCGTATTTACAGAAACCGTTGGATATGGGCGCGGATGTTGTGTTGCATTCGGTTACGAAGTTCTTGAATGGTCATGCCGATATCGTCGGTGGCATTATCGTGACCAAGACCGAAGCGTTGTACAAGAAGATTCGCCCATTGATGATTGCCCTCGGTTGTAACATGGATCCCCATCAGGCTTTCATGGTACTGCGAGGCATCAAGACGCTTTCACTACGGGTGAAAGAAGCGGAACGGAATGCCCAATTTATCGCACAATGGCTTGAAGCGAATCCGAAAGTAGAGTGGGTGCGTTATATTGGTCTCCCCTCGCATCCACAACATGAGTTAGCGAAGAAACAAATGAGCGGTTTCGGATCGATGATAGCATTTGAGTTAAAAGGCGGTCTGGATGCTGGTGTCGCACTTATGAACAATGTGAAACTGGCGATTCTTGCCGTCTCACTTGGCGGTGTCGAAACGTTAATCGAGCATCCAGCCTCGATGACCCATACCAGCATGAAGCGGGAGGACCGGTTGGAGGCGGGCATTTCCGACGGTTTGGTACGCTACTCAGTCGGTATCGAGGATGTCGATGACCTCATCGCCGATTTGGAACAAGCGTTCACCTTCGTACAATAA
- a CDS encoding hydrogenase maturation protease: MKKCLVLAYGNPLRTDDGLAVAALERLQKRFDGETAIEFHSAMQPLPEHAALCSEQQFVLFLDASASLQPGNISSHRIVPANDSQPNQNTHSLDFQGLLNLTHRVYEKSPEAVCLAMGGHDFAIGKGLSPETTANLEEMVAVATRILNAQ, from the coding sequence ATGAAAAAGTGTTTAGTACTTGCTTACGGTAACCCGTTACGTACCGACGACGGGCTTGCGGTTGCGGCGTTGGAGCGACTTCAAAAGCGGTTTGACGGCGAAACTGCGATCGAATTTCACTCGGCAATGCAACCATTGCCTGAACACGCCGCACTCTGCAGTGAACAGCAATTTGTATTGTTTCTTGATGCCTCGGCTTCCCTACAACCGGGAAACATCTCGTCACATCGGATCGTTCCCGCCAATGATTCCCAACCCAATCAAAACACCCATTCGCTTGATTTTCAGGGTCTATTAAACCTTACCCATCGGGTGTATGAAAAGTCGCCGGAAGCGGTTTGCTTAGCGATGGGGGGACATGATTTTGCTATCGGTAAAGGGCTTTCTCCAGAAACTACAGCGAACTTAGAGGAAATGGTCGCGGTTGCTACTCGGATCCTTAACGCACAGTAA
- a CDS encoding Ni/Fe hydrogenase subunit alpha, with product MYQEIVIDPITRIEGHSKITLQLDEQGVVQNAMFHVTQFRGFEKFSEGRPFYEMPSLMARTCGICPVSHLLASAKACDKLLAVQIPQTAIKLRQVMNLAQILQSHALNFFYLSAPDFLLGMDSDPVKRNLIGVAQNDPKFARDGIRLRQIGQMVIEIMGGKRIHPTWIVPGGVNSPLTEEKREKILQMMPEALDILQRVLPWYRSTLKNFQRETETFANFPTLFIGLVDKNGNFEHYDGFFRVVDSAGNIIVDKLPSHEYTRIIDEAVEPWTFMKFPFFKPMGYPHGIYRVGPLARLNVIQGFGTPIADHELLEFRGPEHKPVLSSYHYHWARLIEMIYCIERMQQLLNDSNITSKHVRAFASPNSYEGIGVTEAPRGTLIHHYKIDEQGVVTWANLIIATGHNNLAMNRGILQAAKNFVDGTKLQEGMLNRVEAVIRAFDPCLSCSTHADGRMQLAIELRSHEGELLSELRR from the coding sequence ATGTACCAAGAAATTGTCATCGATCCCATCACCCGCATTGAAGGGCACTCCAAAATAACACTCCAACTGGACGAACAAGGCGTCGTTCAAAATGCGATGTTTCATGTGACCCAGTTCCGCGGTTTTGAGAAATTCTCCGAAGGACGTCCCTTCTACGAAATGCCGTCGCTGATGGCGCGAACTTGCGGTATTTGCCCGGTCTCGCATCTGCTCGCTTCGGCGAAAGCCTGCGATAAATTGCTCGCGGTTCAAATTCCCCAAACCGCCATAAAATTGCGACAGGTAATGAATCTTGCTCAGATTCTACAATCCCATGCATTGAATTTCTTCTATCTCTCCGCGCCGGATTTTCTGTTAGGCATGGATAGCGATCCGGTGAAGCGAAATCTGATCGGAGTTGCACAAAACGATCCAAAATTTGCCCGCGACGGAATCCGCCTCCGACAAATCGGACAAATGGTAATCGAGATTATGGGTGGAAAACGAATTCATCCAACCTGGATAGTGCCGGGTGGTGTGAATTCACCCTTGACCGAAGAGAAGCGCGAAAAAATCTTGCAGATGATGCCGGAAGCATTGGATATCTTGCAGCGCGTCCTGCCGTGGTATCGCAGCACACTAAAGAATTTCCAACGCGAAACCGAAACCTTTGCGAATTTCCCCACGTTGTTTATCGGATTGGTAGACAAGAACGGCAATTTCGAGCATTACGACGGTTTCTTCCGTGTGGTGGACTCTGCCGGTAACATTATCGTCGACAAACTCCCGTCCCACGAATACACCCGCATTATCGACGAAGCGGTCGAACCGTGGACATTCATGAAGTTTCCATTTTTCAAACCGATGGGATATCCTCACGGGATTTATCGCGTTGGCCCGCTCGCCCGACTAAATGTCATACAAGGCTTCGGTACACCCATCGCCGATCATGAGTTGCTCGAATTCCGGGGACCGGAGCACAAACCAGTACTCTCCAGTTATCATTACCATTGGGCACGACTAATCGAAATGATCTACTGTATCGAACGGATGCAGCAGTTACTCAACGACTCGAATATCACCTCCAAACACGTCCGCGCATTCGCCTCGCCGAACAGCTACGAAGGAATCGGTGTTACCGAAGCGCCGCGCGGTACCTTGATTCATCATTACAAGATTGATGAACAGGGGGTAGTGACATGGGCGAACCTAATAATCGCCACTGGACATAATAACCTCGCCATGAATCGTGGCATTTTACAAGCGGCAAAGAATTTCGTCGATGGAACGAAGTTACAGGAAGGGATGTTAAACCGGGTGGAAGCGGTAATCCGCGCTTTCGACCCCTGTTTGAGTTGCTCGACCCACGCCGATGGACGTATGCAATTGGCAATAGAACTTCGTTCCCACGAGGGAGAACTACTTTCCGAATTACGGCGGTAA